From the Acidimicrobiales bacterium genome, the window CCCTCACCATCGTGAGGACCGAGCTGGGTCGCCAGATCATCATCGCCATGCTCGAAGAGGGCGTGATCGAGGGCAAGCCCGGGGACTCCGATCCCGGCGCCATCGCTCTCATGCAGCGCCTCGCGAAGAAGAGCCGCGAGCGTTGGCCCACGTGGGCCTCACCCGAGGCGCGCATCGGCCTTCCGACGAAGAAGAAGTAGGGACCGGCCCGGCTGGGCCACCACCGGGTGGGCGGTCTAACTCGAGGCGACCTGCTGGATACAGGTCCGCACGGCCGTCTGGACGATCTCACCTGTGCGGGACCCGTCGAGGCTGTTGATGTCCTCGCGGAGCTCGTCGTCGAGCTGCTCGAACTCCTCGAAGGTGATGGTCTCGGCCGCGGGCACGTCCGGGTCGGCGCCGGTGAAGCGGTCGTAGGCACACTCACAGACGGCGTTGGCGGCGGCCGCGATGACCTCGTCGTCGGCATCGGCCAGTTCCACCTTGCAGCCGTCGACGAAGTTGCGCTCGGCGAGGCTCTGACCGTCCTCGACCTGGTCGTCGAAGGACTTGGGGTCGCCGCTCGAGCCGCACGCGGCGGCGACGATCACGATGACCAACAGGGCGGGGAGAAGGCGAATCATCTTGCTCATGGCGCCGCCAACGCTATCGGGCCACGGCGCCGGCGGTGGACCATCCGCACCGGAGAACCTCAGGCGGCGAGCTCGCGTGCCCGGGTGAACACGGCGTCGAGCATCTCGGAGGTGAGGCGACCGGTGAAGGTGTTCTGCTGACTGACGTGGTACGAGCCGATCACCGTCCGGGCGACCCCGTCGTCGTCCACGTCGAACTCCGCCCCGTGGCCGAACTTCGGTCGGGGGCTCACCGCGAAGTGGCGGGCCAACTCGTCGAACGCGAGCTTGCCGAGTGCCACGAGTACGCGCGCCGTCTCGAGAACGGCCAGTTCGCGACGCAGGAACGGTCGGCAGGCGTCACGCTCGGCCGCGGTCGGCTTGTTGGCAGGCGGCGCACACTTGACCGGCGACGTGATGAAGACCCCGTCGAGTTCGAGTCCGTCGTCACGGTCCACCGACTCGGGCTGGTTCGCGTAGCCCGCCCGCCACAACGCCCGGTACAGCCAGTCCCCGGATCGGTCACCGGTGAACATGCGCCCCGTGCGGTTCGCGCCGTGCGCGGCCGGTGCCAGTCCGACGACGACCACACGCGCCCTACGATCCCCGAAGCCCGGGACCGGCCGACCCCAGTACGTCTGGTCCGCGTAGGCGGCACGGCGCGTCACAGCCACCTCCTCACGCCATTCGACGAGGCGGGGGCAGAGCCGACAGTCGACGACTTCGGCGGCGATACGGTCCAGTGAATCCACGGCACCAACGCTAGGTTGACCTCCGCCATGGCCTCCAAGCGAAACTCCCCGCCGAAGCCCACGACGGTCCTGTGGGTCCGTCACGGCAAGACCCCCACCACCGGTGCCGTGCTGCCCGGCCGGGCGAAGGGTCTGCACCTCGCGCCCG encodes:
- a CDS encoding oxidoreductase, with translation LTIVRTELGRQIIIAMLEEGVIEGKPGDSDPGAIALMQRLAKKSRERWPTWASPEARIGLPTKKK
- a CDS encoding uracil-DNA glycosylase, whose amino-acid sequence is MDSLDRIAAEVVDCRLCPRLVEWREEVAVTRRAAYADQTYWGRPVPGFGDRRARVVVVGLAPAAHGANRTGRMFTGDRSGDWLYRALWRAGYANQPESVDRDDGLELDGVFITSPVKCAPPANKPTAAERDACRPFLRRELAVLETARVLVALGKLAFDELARHFAVSPRPKFGHGAEFDVDDDGVARTVIGSYHVSQQNTFTGRLTSEMLDAVFTRARELAA